From the genome of Bacteroides sp. MSB163, one region includes:
- a CDS encoding RagB/SusD family nutrient uptake outer membrane protein produces MKKNILYIAVSSAMLLASCDDFLNTMPDNRAEIDTESKITSLLVSAYPSSTDIVMTEMASDNAMDNGSRFTVEMQEHEDAYLWKDITNDGNDSPKSYWDACYAAIAAANQALSAIDEMGNPEKLRAQRGEALICRAYGHFALANVFCLPYNPETAEQDMGIPYSEAPETEVSPEYSRGSMKELYEKINADIEEGLPLINDEIYSIPKYHFNKKAAHAFAARFNLYYHNYDKTIQYANIVLGSTPDKMMKNWNNIVMNTASNWDLRVDLYISASEPSNLLMTPVSSSWGYWVGPYNLGKRYGHAKVICTQETGRVPNSMWGTYSNLLPFRNMWGFDEKMVVTKVGGYFQYTDKVNGIGYRKNVIVIFSADETLLCRAEAYALKGAAFLDKATEDINIWLASHTLGGLQVTTQEIADFYGAIPCMPLDNSTRSVKKEINPRGFTVTEGNQKEVIQCILHLRRIETIHEGLRWQDIKRYGIEISHNREGLSNDILRVDDPRRALQLPQDVINAGLKANPRN; encoded by the coding sequence ATGAAAAAGAATATATTATATATAGCAGTAAGTTCTGCCATGTTGTTGGCGTCATGCGATGACTTCTTAAATACTATGCCCGACAACAGAGCTGAAATTGATACAGAAAGCAAGATTACTTCACTCTTAGTATCTGCCTACCCATCATCGACAGACATAGTGATGACTGAGATGGCATCAGACAATGCGATGGACAATGGTTCCAGATTCACTGTTGAAATGCAAGAACATGAGGATGCCTATCTTTGGAAAGACATTACGAATGATGGCAATGATTCTCCTAAGTCTTATTGGGATGCATGTTATGCTGCTATTGCAGCAGCAAATCAGGCACTGAGTGCAATTGATGAGATGGGAAATCCTGAAAAACTACGCGCACAGCGCGGCGAAGCTTTGATATGTCGTGCCTATGGTCATTTTGCACTGGCCAATGTTTTCTGTCTACCCTACAATCCAGAGACTGCTGAACAAGATATGGGAATTCCCTATTCTGAAGCACCTGAAACAGAAGTATCTCCTGAATATAGCAGAGGAAGTATGAAAGAATTATACGAAAAGATTAATGCGGACATTGAAGAGGGACTTCCACTTATTAATGATGAGATTTATTCGATTCCCAAATATCATTTCAACAAAAAAGCAGCTCATGCTTTTGCCGCTCGCTTCAATTTGTATTATCACAATTATGACAAGACAATTCAGTATGCCAATATCGTGTTGGGAAGTACTCCTGACAAGATGATGAAGAACTGGAATAACATCGTGATGAATACTGCTTCTAACTGGGATTTGCGTGTAGATTTGTATATCTCGGCTAGTGAACCATCCAACTTATTGATGACGCCTGTTTCTTCCAGTTGGGGATATTGGGTAGGTCCCTATAATTTAGGGAAAAGATATGGTCATGCCAAAGTCATCTGTACCCAAGAAACGGGACGTGTACCTAATAGTATGTGGGGAACATATAGTAATCTGCTACCTTTTAGAAATATGTGGGGATTCGATGAAAAAATGGTAGTTACAAAAGTCGGAGGATACTTCCAATATACAGATAAGGTGAACGGTATCGGGTATCGTAAAAATGTCATTGTCATATTTAGTGCTGATGAAACCTTGCTTTGCCGTGCTGAGGCCTATGCCTTGAAAGGAGCCGCTTTTCTGGATAAGGCAACGGAAGATATCAATATCTGGCTGGCATCTCATACATTAGGTGGTTTGCAGGTTACAACCCAAGAGATCGCCGATTTTTATGGAGCCATCCCTTGTATGCCGCTTGACAACAGTACACGTTCGGTAAAAAAAGAAATTAATCCGAGAGGGTTCACTGTGACTGAAGGTAACCAAAAGGAAGTAATTCAATGTATCCTGCATCTCCGTCGTATAGAAACGATTCATGAAGGTCTGCGCTGGCAAGATATCAAGCGTTACGGCATAGAGATATCGCACAATCGTGAAGGCTTATCTAATGATATATTGAGAGTAGACGACCCACGCCGTGCCCTTCAATTGCCGCAAGATGTTATCAATGCCGGCTTGAAAGCTAATCCAAGAAATTAA
- a CDS encoding zinc-binding metallopeptidase — protein sequence MKNIKWLFIALIAATTMWSCSEDDLDSNSIFSGSTNTPQNNFDQWLLTNYTKPYNIDFKYRFEDKESDESYNLAPADYEKSILLAKMTKYLWIESYEELLGPDFIRTYCPKLMHLVGSPAYNSQGSIVLGTAEGGLKITLYNVNNIDLTKIDLEFLNYWYFKTMHHEFAHILHQTKNYSTDFNLISASNYQSSSWVNVTEQEALDMGFVSPYASSETREDFVEIIAIYVTNTAEYWDALVGQASEEGQGLINQKLALVKDYMLTTWGIDLDALRNIVQRRSQEVLLWDINDLVTLN from the coding sequence ATGAAAAATATAAAATGGTTATTTATCGCATTGATTGCAGCCACTACGATGTGGTCTTGCAGTGAGGATGATTTAGATTCCAATAGTATATTTTCCGGAAGTACTAACACCCCTCAAAATAACTTCGATCAATGGTTACTTACAAATTACACAAAACCATACAACATTGATTTCAAGTATCGTTTTGAGGATAAGGAATCTGACGAAAGTTATAATCTGGCACCAGCAGACTATGAAAAATCCATTCTATTGGCTAAAATGACAAAATATCTTTGGATTGAATCTTATGAAGAATTGTTAGGACCTGATTTCATTCGTACGTATTGTCCCAAATTGATGCATTTAGTTGGTTCTCCAGCCTACAACAGCCAAGGTTCTATTGTTTTAGGCACGGCTGAAGGCGGCTTGAAGATTACATTATACAATGTGAACAATATTGACTTGACTAAGATAGATCTTGAATTTCTCAACTATTGGTATTTTAAGACAATGCACCATGAATTTGCGCATATATTGCATCAGACCAAAAACTATTCAACTGACTTCAATTTGATTTCGGCCAGCAACTATCAGTCAAGCAGTTGGGTGAACGTCACAGAGCAAGAGGCATTGGATATGGGATTTGTTTCTCCTTATGCGAGTTCTGAAACGCGGGAAGACTTTGTGGAGATTATAGCGATTTATGTGACGAATACAGCTGAATACTGGGATGCATTAGTAGGACAAGCAAGTGAGGAAGGACAAGGCTTGATCAACCAAAAACTTGCCTTGGTAAAAGATTATATGCTTACAACGTGGGGAATTGATCTGGATGCTCTGCGTAACATAGTGCAGCGTCGTTCGCAAGAGGTGCTGTTATGGGACATTAATGATTTAGTAACCCTTAATTAA
- a CDS encoding DUF4302 domain-containing protein: MKKIYYLFCLVAAVLITACTHEEEDLFNDSSANRADATIMANIEVLTGASNGWLMEYFPASSQEYGGYNILLKFTEDGKVTVSSELYAPTDAATSYYAVKQSAGILLSFDTYNEIFHLFSDPSDPTGIGGSGYGMEGDYDFLILEATPEKILLKGKKAGGVAVLTPMQGSWSEYISDIQAANDAMIFSKYELEMNGQTIPVTISNRTLTFTYEENGDTKSQTASFILTQTGYKLYEPIVIYEKTLGSFTFDATNELFTETNDNNIKLIPVIPPLNEQFVSGDWFIAYSKLGTYAQTYFSYCKQNYIDAIGEEIVYAFMGSALYGKFGFNFNSSGYGGLLGYDYELIGEDKISLQFNMTGEGDGVWYHNNAGFHYLLNPFGYNSARIFTLTTDNLIKPSYIILTEDSNPNNSMTLSANQINYPFRN; this comes from the coding sequence ATGAAGAAAATATATTATCTGTTTTGTTTGGTAGCGGCAGTTCTGATAACTGCTTGTACCCATGAAGAGGAGGATTTGTTCAATGATTCTTCTGCCAATCGTGCAGATGCAACTATAATGGCTAATATAGAAGTGCTTACTGGTGCTTCAAACGGTTGGCTTATGGAGTATTTCCCTGCCAGTTCACAAGAGTATGGTGGTTACAATATATTATTGAAATTTACAGAAGACGGAAAAGTGACAGTGTCAAGCGAACTGTACGCTCCTACAGATGCCGCAACAAGCTATTATGCAGTGAAACAGAGTGCCGGTATTCTGCTTTCATTTGATACTTACAATGAAATATTCCATCTCTTCTCAGATCCGTCTGATCCAACAGGTATAGGAGGTAGTGGTTATGGAATGGAAGGTGATTACGATTTTCTTATTTTGGAAGCAACACCAGAAAAGATCTTGCTTAAAGGCAAAAAAGCTGGAGGGGTAGCGGTTTTGACTCCAATGCAAGGAAGTTGGAGTGAATATATATCTGATATACAGGCTGCAAATGATGCCATGATTTTCTCTAAATATGAATTAGAGATGAATGGACAGACTATTCCTGTAACAATCTCTAATCGTACTTTGACTTTCACATATGAAGAGAACGGGGATACTAAATCACAAACAGCGTCCTTTATCCTAACTCAAACCGGATATAAACTTTACGAGCCGATTGTCATTTATGAGAAAACTCTTGGCAGTTTTACTTTTGATGCAACAAACGAATTGTTCACAGAGACAAATGATAACAATATTAAGTTAATTCCGGTAATACCACCGCTGAATGAACAATTTGTATCAGGTGATTGGTTTATCGCATATAGTAAATTAGGGACATATGCTCAAACATATTTTAGTTATTGCAAACAGAACTATATAGATGCTATAGGTGAAGAGATCGTTTATGCCTTCATGGGATCAGCTTTGTATGGAAAGTTTGGCTTTAACTTTAATAGTAGCGGTTATGGAGGTTTGCTGGGATATGATTATGAATTGATTGGTGAGGATAAGATTTCTCTGCAATTCAATATGACAGGTGAAGGGGATGGAGTATGGTATCATAATAATGCCGGCTTCCACTATTTATTGAATCCGTTTGGTTATAATTCTGCACGTATTTTTACGTTAACTACGGATAACCTGATTAAACCTTCATATATAATTCTGACAGAAGATTCAAATCCGAATAATTCTATGACTTTATCTGCGAACCAAATTAATTATCCGTTTAGAAACTAA
- a CDS encoding ATP-binding protein: MKTYISRPLYTNRIEPFIGKDLIKVITGQRRIGKSYILLQISDIIKEKIPEANIIFIDKELVGFADIKNYIDLYQYVLKETTGHNHNYLLVDEVQEIEGFQLCLRSLLNEKICDIYCTGSNAKILSGELATHLAGRYIEFPVHSLSYEEFLRFNQLQDSPESLRSYLTFGGMPYIHNLAMDINVIFEYLRNVYSSILLKDVVARESIRNVSFLENLVGYLVDNTGSLFSAQNISKYLKSQQVNIPTQTILNYLKALCNSFFVYKIQRAETQGMKIFEIGEKYYFEDLGLHNAIRHFDFRRDINKLIENVVCIDLLRYGYEVYVGKNGNKEIDFIASKGDHKIYIQVAYMLLDEAIVQREFGNLLEIPDNYPKYVVTMDEMQSGGNYQGVKQISLRDFLLAEDKEKL, encoded by the coding sequence ATATCAGATATAATAAAAGAAAAGATACCGGAAGCGAATATTATTTTTATAGACAAAGAGTTAGTAGGCTTTGCAGACATCAAGAATTATATAGATCTTTATCAGTATGTTCTGAAAGAAACAACAGGTCATAACCACAATTACCTTTTAGTCGATGAAGTACAAGAAATAGAGGGATTCCAATTATGTTTGCGAAGCCTATTAAATGAAAAGATATGCGACATCTACTGTACAGGGAGTAATGCCAAGATTCTTTCCGGTGAGCTTGCGACTCATTTAGCCGGAAGATACATCGAATTCCCGGTTCATTCACTCAGTTACGAAGAATTTCTGAGATTCAACCAACTGCAAGATTCTCCGGAAAGTTTAAGATCATATCTTACGTTTGGAGGAATGCCCTATATTCATAATTTAGCGATGGATATAAATGTTATATTCGAATATTTAAGGAATGTTTACTCTTCTATTCTGTTGAAAGATGTGGTTGCTCGTGAGTCAATCAGGAACGTGTCGTTTTTAGAGAATTTGGTAGGCTACTTAGTTGATAATACCGGTTCTCTTTTTTCCGCCCAAAATATCAGTAAATATTTGAAATCCCAGCAAGTCAACATACCTACACAAACAATCCTAAACTACCTGAAAGCATTATGCAATAGTTTTTTTGTTTACAAGATACAACGAGCGGAAACTCAAGGAATGAAAATCTTTGAAATCGGAGAAAAATACTATTTTGAGGATTTGGGTCTGCACAATGCCATACGACATTTTGATTTCCGGAGAGATATCAATAAACTTATAGAGAATGTTGTATGCATAGATTTATTAAGGTATGGTTATGAGGTTTATGTCGGAAAGAATGGAAATAAGGAAATTGATTTTATAGCTTCCAAAGGTGATCATAAAATTTATATCCAAGTGGCATATATGCTTCTCGATGAAGCAATCGTTCAGCGGGAATTCGGTAATCTTTTGGAGATTCCGGACAATTATCCTAAGTATGTAGTCACAATGGATGAAATGCAGAGTGGAGGAAACTATCAAGGAGTCAAGCAGATTTCGCTACGTGATTTCTTATTGGCAGAAGATAAAGAAAAACTATAA